A single Streptococcus thermophilus DNA region contains:
- a CDS encoding glycosyltransferase — translation MKKDVLLTVVIPVYNVEKYLKRCVESVLVQEWHNYDILLVDDGSTDSSPQICDDYAKVYDFISVIHKKNGGLSAARNTGISNAEGEYVYFLDSDDWIEPNTFSDLAEVIESDQYDIISFNQEFVKSEHDIIKSDSKWTKRLTGKEALIDMFSYGFVTGFATDKIYRKALFTKNTIQFPVGKYYEDLGTNYKLFLAAKKVYATNQKYYHYLIDNPDSITKSWNEQKFENMISFYKELYYSDDVRSKLDSSELAIAKIFFVNGMTHILASLFKSNLYKTYPKLTKCVKKELKINKLKFQQKLKLPNRTKYFLYRLGLLNGAFQLQHILKK, via the coding sequence ATGAAAAAAGATGTATTATTAACAGTAGTTATACCTGTCTATAATGTCGAAAAGTATTTAAAACGTTGTGTAGAAAGCGTTCTTGTCCAAGAGTGGCATAATTATGATATTTTACTTGTAGATGACGGAAGTACTGATAGTTCTCCTCAAATCTGTGATGATTATGCTAAAGTTTATGACTTTATCTCAGTGATTCATAAAAAAAATGGAGGGCTCTCTGCAGCTCGTAACACAGGTATTTCTAATGCTGAGGGAGAATATGTTTATTTCCTAGATTCAGATGATTGGATTGAACCGAATACCTTTAGTGATTTAGCTGAGGTTATTGAATCAGATCAATATGATATTATTTCCTTCAATCAAGAATTTGTAAAGAGTGAACATGATATTATAAAATCCGATTCAAAATGGACTAAAAGATTAACTGGAAAAGAAGCTCTTATAGATATGTTTTCTTATGGCTTTGTTACTGGTTTTGCCACTGATAAGATATATCGAAAAGCATTGTTCACTAAGAATACTATCCAGTTTCCAGTTGGCAAGTATTATGAGGACCTTGGTACCAATTACAAACTCTTTCTTGCTGCTAAGAAGGTCTACGCGACAAATCAAAAGTACTACCATTATCTAATTGATAATCCAGATTCAATTACCAAATCATGGAATGAGCAAAAATTTGAAAACATGATTAGCTTCTATAAAGAATTATATTATTCGGATGATGTTCGCTCAAAACTTGATTCTAGTGAATTGGCAATTGCTAAGATATTTTTTGTCAATGGTATGACTCATATTTTGGCTAGTTTATTTAAGTCTAACCTATACAAAACTTATCCTAAACTAACAAAATGTGTTAAGAAAGAATTAAAAATAAATAAACTTAAGTTTCAGCAGAAGCTTAAGTTACCTAATCGAACAAAATATTTTTTGTATCGATTGGGTCTATTAAATGGTGCATTTCAACTACAACATATATTGAAAAAGTAG
- a CDS encoding polymerase → MNSSRFISEKIYLFTLFIWVLFASLVTTTYFVRVDGFLSLYRTLLYFTIVMITIKELINLPDTINYFRYHLKELIIFLLFTLTMLIVSKNRDGLPDINVLLLVFSARDIEFKKLLGTFSFATFLVLFVTILASKMGIISNMLMSADSGYRYSLGFNYVSFASQRMFFALCSYLMFRGKKVTYIELLALLFATFYMYQQTSTSSPLYLSLLILTYAFISLKAFKFDFIDSNVITANLAKYGFIIALAITLYFCFYSTGDLFHLVDQFTHNRLRLSVQGFRNFGVSLLGRPISFTTMDIFGNYSSNYNFIDSSFVQLLVIDGLAVSAFMLFALTRVMNYFVTNRKDIVLACLGVMIIHGMFDPQMLVLRYSPLILLISRLFVMKTDKDFL, encoded by the coding sequence GTGAATAGCAGTCGCTTTATCTCAGAGAAAATCTATTTATTTACTCTTTTTATTTGGGTATTATTTGCATCTCTGGTAACTACAACTTATTTTGTAAGGGTGGATGGTTTTTTGTCACTCTATCGTACCTTGCTATATTTTACAATAGTTATGATTACGATAAAGGAACTCATTAATCTTCCTGATACCATAAATTATTTCAGATACCACTTGAAGGAATTAATAATTTTCCTATTATTTACCTTGACCATGTTAATTGTGTCAAAAAATCGAGATGGTCTTCCTGATATTAACGTTTTGCTGTTGGTTTTTTCAGCTAGGGATATAGAGTTCAAAAAGTTATTAGGGACTTTCTCCTTCGCCACCTTTTTAGTGCTGTTTGTAACTATTCTAGCTAGTAAGATGGGCATTATTTCTAATATGTTGATGAGTGCTGATAGTGGTTATCGTTATAGTTTAGGATTTAACTATGTTTCCTTTGCTTCTCAACGTATGTTTTTTGCCCTATGTAGCTACCTTATGTTTAGAGGAAAGAAGGTTACTTATATAGAGTTGTTAGCTCTACTATTTGCTACGTTTTATATGTACCAACAGACCTCAACCTCAAGTCCACTTTATCTAAGTCTCTTGATTTTGACTTATGCTTTTATTAGTCTTAAGGCCTTTAAATTTGATTTCATAGATAGTAATGTTATAACAGCAAATCTTGCCAAATATGGTTTTATTATAGCATTGGCTATAACCCTCTATTTCTGTTTCTATTCAACTGGTGATTTATTCCATCTTGTTGACCAATTTACACATAATCGTCTAAGACTTAGTGTTCAAGGATTCCGAAACTTCGGAGTTTCCTTATTAGGTCGACCAATTTCATTTACAACCATGGATATCTTCGGTAATTATTCAAGCAACTATAACTTTATTGATAGCTCGTTTGTGCAGTTACTCGTAATTGATGGCTTGGCTGTTAGTGCATTTATGTTATTTGCTTTAACACGTGTCATGAATTATTTTGTGACTAATCGAAAAGATATTGTCCTTGCTTGCTTAGGTGTTATGATTATTCATGGCATGTTTGATCCGCAAATGCTTGTTCTTCGTTACTCACCTCTTATCTTATTGATTAGTCGACTCTTTGTGATGAAGACTGATAAAGATTTTTTGTAA
- a CDS encoding galactofuranosyltransferase, with translation MKYYLKEEFLHDNNAKNAGNKARNDVEEIVKREGYQSLVLSVDNWYEMGTLKAQLHKSKAIGQALNQLKQGDELLIQFPMLHHSFFTTHHVKKAQKKGVKVNFIIHDLEALRYINVENFPLKHKIRIQIQESGLLGAADGIIAHNPIMKSVLVDKGIAADKIVSLGIFDYLIPNFQEKTGFTKNQPIIVAGNLAQEKAGYLYSLPAEPAYNLYGVGFDESRALENENYFGSFIPDELPAALEGGFGLVWDSNSAEICSGVFGEYLRYNNSHKASLYLASGFPLVVWKQSALSHFVLENGCGIAVDSLQDLKATIDNLSDTDYQDLVENTKRVGKGIRDGHYLLTALNNLK, from the coding sequence ATGAAATACTACTTAAAAGAAGAATTCCTTCATGACAATAACGCTAAAAATGCCGGTAATAAGGCTCGTAATGATGTTGAAGAAATTGTAAAGAGAGAAGGTTATCAATCCTTGGTTCTTTCAGTTGATAATTGGTACGAGATGGGTACACTTAAAGCACAGCTTCATAAATCTAAGGCTATTGGTCAGGCCTTGAATCAACTAAAGCAAGGTGATGAGTTACTTATTCAGTTCCCAATGCTTCATCATAGTTTTTTCACAACACATCATGTAAAGAAAGCACAGAAAAAAGGCGTAAAAGTTAATTTTATTATCCACGATTTAGAAGCTCTTCGTTATATCAATGTTGAGAATTTCCCTTTGAAGCATAAGATTCGCATTCAAATTCAAGAATCAGGTCTTCTTGGTGCAGCTGATGGTATCATTGCCCACAATCCAATTATGAAATCTGTATTGGTAGATAAAGGGATTGCGGCAGATAAGATTGTTAGCCTTGGCATTTTCGACTATTTGATTCCAAATTTCCAAGAGAAGACAGGTTTCACGAAGAATCAGCCAATTATTGTAGCTGGTAACTTGGCACAAGAAAAAGCTGGTTATCTTTACTCTCTTCCTGCAGAACCTGCTTATAACCTTTATGGTGTCGGCTTCGACGAAAGCAGAGCTCTTGAAAATGAGAACTACTTTGGTTCCTTCATACCTGATGAGCTTCCTGCAGCTCTTGAGGGTGGTTTTGGGCTTGTCTGGGATAGCAACAGTGCTGAGATATGTAGTGGTGTTTTCGGCGAGTACCTTCGCTATAACAACTCTCACAAGGCGTCACTTTACTTGGCCTCAGGGTTCCCGCTTGTCGTTTGGAAACAGTCAGCCTTATCTCATTTTGTGCTTGAGAACGGCTGTGGAATTGCAGTAGATTCTCTTCAGGATTTGAAGGCTACCATTGACAATCTTTCAGATACTGATTACCAAGATTTGGTTGAAAATACCAAGCGTGTCGGTAAAGGTATTCGTGATGGTCACTATCTACTTACTGCATTGAACAATTTAAAATAA
- a CDS encoding flippase — protein MKVLKNYAYNLSYQLLVIVLPIITTPYVTRIFSSKDLGTYGYFNSIVTYFILLATLGVANYGTKEISGHRKDISKNFWGIYTLQLIATILSLVLYTSLCLFFPGMQNMVAYILGLSLISKGMDISWLFQGLEDFRRITARNTTVKVLGVISIFLFVKTPGDLYLYVFLLTFFELLGQLSMWLPARPYIGEPQFDLSYAKKHLKPVILLFLPQVAISLYVTLDRTMLGALSSTNDVGIYDQALKIINILLTLVTSLGSVMLPRVSGLLSNGDHKAVNKMHELSFLIYNLVIFPIIAGLLIVNKDFVSFFLGKDFQEAYLAIAIMVFRMFFIGWTNIMGIQILIPHNKHREFMLSTTIPAVVSVGLNLLLIPPFGFVGASIVSVLTEALVWVIQLNFSRIFIKDVSILPAMSKIILASVVMYLGLFVFKMFVQLKPMLNVAVDGLVGAIIYIVLIIVLRVVDMKDLKQQLMKN, from the coding sequence ATGAAAGTTTTAAAAAATTACGCCTACAATCTTTCCTATCAATTACTGGTCATTGTTTTACCAATCATTACGACACCTTATGTTACTAGGATTTTTAGTTCAAAGGATTTAGGTACTTATGGTTACTTTAATTCGATTGTGACCTACTTTATTCTTTTGGCAACTTTAGGTGTTGCTAACTATGGTACTAAAGAGATTTCAGGACATCGAAAGGATATTAGTAAAAATTTCTGGGGTATTTATACCCTCCAATTGATTGCGACTATTTTGTCTCTTGTCTTGTATACATCATTATGTTTGTTCTTTCCTGGTATGCAAAATATGGTGGCTTATATCTTAGGATTAAGCTTGATATCGAAAGGAATGGATATTTCTTGGTTATTCCAAGGTTTGGAGGATTTTCGTCGTATTACCGCAAGGAATACAACGGTAAAGGTCTTAGGAGTTATTTCTATCTTCCTATTTGTGAAAACACCTGGTGATTTGTATCTCTATGTTTTCCTATTGACCTTCTTTGAATTGCTTGGGCAATTAAGTATGTGGTTACCAGCGAGACCTTACATTGGAGAACCACAATTTGATTTATCCTATGCTAAGAAACATCTTAAACCTGTTATTTTGCTGTTTCTCCCTCAGGTTGCCATTTCACTATACGTGACTTTGGATCGTACAATGTTGGGTGCCTTGTCATCTACCAATGACGTTGGTATTTATGACCAGGCATTGAAGATTATCAATATCCTCCTAACACTAGTGACGTCTTTAGGTAGTGTAATGCTTCCTAGGGTATCTGGTCTTTTATCTAACGGAGATCATAAGGCCGTTAACAAGATGCATGAGTTGTCTTTCTTGATTTATAATCTTGTGATTTTCCCGATAATAGCAGGTCTCTTGATTGTTAATAAGGATTTTGTGAGTTTCTTCCTAGGGAAAGATTTCCAAGAGGCTTATCTTGCCATTGCTATTATGGTCTTTAGGATGTTCTTTATCGGTTGGACAAATATTATGGGAATCCAGATTTTGATTCCACACAACAAACATCGTGAGTTTATGCTCTCTACGACTATTCCGGCTGTTGTCAGTGTTGGACTTAATCTCTTGTTAATTCCTCCATTTGGCTTTGTTGGGGCCTCAATTGTATCAGTTTTAACAGAGGCTTTGGTATGGGTTATTCAATTGAATTTTTCAAGGATATTCATCAAAGATGTGTCAATCCTTCCAGCCATGTCAAAAATTATCTTAGCATCAGTTGTCATGTATCTTGGACTATTTGTCTTTAAGATGTTTGTGCAATTGAAACCAATGCTAAATGTAGCAGTAGATGGTCTTGTCGGTGCTATCATTTATATTGTCTTGATTATTGTCTTACGTGTCGTTGATATGAAAGACTTGAAGCAACAGTTAATGAAAAACTAA
- a CDS encoding glycosyltransferase family 2 protein, whose product MKYSVIIPVYNVEKYIDRCLKSIISQNYDDLEIIVVDNGSTDSSGSICDIYANEHSNISVYHIENHGVGSARNFGLSKAKGEFIYFVDSDDYLVGNLFAEFEDKLVLDLDLAVFSYYNSFEEDLTEKQRTEKSLPFKGNYDKDGFIKIFKELFLSDMLYTVWNKIYRREFLLENNFSFEQYELGEDVRFNLDVYREVNKIYLSQDSYYVYVTGRKGSAMSGYNPKRLQYQLQELKMVDNLLSDWNLDSSELVNTVKARILMSNIYNITKQNLSVNRKVKLVKNTCERQEIEDFINNDSSALNPLIKLLLKCRMYVVLIYLKKIQMLLQHL is encoded by the coding sequence TTGAAATACTCTGTTATTATTCCAGTTTATAATGTTGAGAAATATATTGATCGTTGTTTAAAAAGTATTATTTCTCAGAACTATGATGACTTGGAAATTATAGTAGTAGACAATGGATCTACGGATAGTAGTGGCAGTATTTGCGATATTTATGCTAACGAGCATTCAAATATCTCAGTCTATCATATTGAGAACCACGGTGTTGGTTCTGCACGTAATTTTGGCTTGTCCAAAGCCAAGGGAGAGTTTATCTACTTCGTTGATAGTGATGATTATCTTGTTGGTAATCTCTTTGCTGAGTTTGAAGATAAGCTAGTGTTAGATTTGGATTTGGCTGTTTTTAGTTATTACAATTCTTTTGAGGAAGATTTAACTGAGAAGCAGCGTACTGAAAAGTCACTTCCATTTAAAGGGAATTACGACAAGGATGGTTTTATCAAGATATTTAAAGAACTATTCCTATCGGATATGCTTTACACAGTTTGGAATAAGATATATCGCAGAGAATTTCTTCTTGAAAATAACTTTTCTTTTGAGCAGTATGAGTTAGGTGAAGATGTCCGCTTTAATCTTGATGTTTATCGTGAAGTCAACAAGATTTATCTTTCTCAAGATTCCTACTATGTTTATGTCACTGGCAGGAAGGGTTCTGCTATGTCGGGCTATAACCCCAAGCGTCTTCAGTATCAGCTTCAAGAATTGAAGATGGTTGATAATCTACTTTCTGACTGGAATTTGGATAGTTCAGAGCTTGTTAATACTGTAAAAGCAAGAATACTGATGAGTAACATATACAATATAACGAAACAGAATTTATCTGTAAATAGAAAAGTTAAGCTCGTTAAAAATACATGTGAAAGACAAGAGATAGAGGATTTTATAAATAATGATTCTTCTGCATTGAATCCACTCATAAAACTGTTGTTGAAATGTCGAATGTATGTTGTTCTGATTTATCTTAAAAAAATACAGATGTTATTACAACATTTATAA
- the glf gene encoding UDP-galactopyranose mutase — translation MYDYLIVGAGLSGAIFAHEATKRGKKVKVIDKRDHIGGNIYCEDVEGINVHKYGAHIFHTSNKKVWDYVNQFAEFNNYINSPIANYKGSLYNLPFNMNTFYAMWGTKTPQEVKDKIAEQTADMKDVEPKNLEEQAIKLIGPDIYKKLIKGYTEKQWGRSATDLPPFIIKRLPVRLTFDNNYFNDRYQGIPIGGYNVIIENMLGDVEVELGVDFFANREELEASAEKVVFTGMIDQYFDYKHGELEYRSLRFEHEVLDEENHQGNAVVNYTEREIPYTRIIEHKHFEYGTQPKTVITREYPADWKRGDESYYPINDEKNNAMFAKYQEEAEKNDKVVFCGRLADYKYYDMHVVIERALEVVAKEFD, via the coding sequence ATGTACGATTATCTTATCGTTGGTGCTGGTTTGTCCGGAGCAATCTTCGCACATGAAGCTACAAAACGTGGCAAAAAAGTAAAAGTGATTGACAAGCGTGATCACATCGGTGGCAATATCTACTGTGAAGATGTTGAAGGTATTAACGTTCACAAGTATGGTGCTCACATTTTCCATACCTCAAATAAAAAAGTTTGGGATTATGTCAACCAATTTGCTGAATTTAATAACTATATCAACTCACCAATTGCTAACTACAAGGGCAGTCTTTATAACCTTCCATTTAACATGAATACATTTTATGCTATGTGGGGCACTAAGACTCCTCAAGAAGTTAAGGACAAGATTGCTGAGCAAACGGCTGATATGAAAGATGTTGAGCCTAAAAACTTGGAAGAACAAGCTATCAAGTTGATTGGACCAGATATCTACAAAAAGTTGATCAAGGGATACACTGAAAAACAATGGGGACGTTCTGCCACAGACCTGCCTCCTTTCATCATCAAGCGTCTTCCGGTTCGTCTGACTTTTGATAACAACTACTTTAATGACCGTTACCAAGGAATTCCGATCGGTGGTTACAATGTCATCATTGAAAATATGCTTGGAGATGTAGAAGTAGAGCTTGGAGTTGACTTCTTTGCCAATCGTGAAGAGCTTGAAGCTTCAGCTGAAAAGGTTGTCTTTACAGGAATGATTGACCAGTACTTTGATTATAAACATGGTGAGTTGGAGTATCGCAGTCTTCGTTTTGAACACGAAGTCTTGGATGAAGAAAATCATCAAGGAAATGCCGTTGTCAACTACACAGAGCGTGAGATTCCTTATACTCGTATCATTGAGCACAAGCACTTCGAGTATGGTACACAACCTAAGACAGTTATCACACGTGAATACCCAGCTGATTGGAAACGTGGAGATGAATCATACTACCCAATCAATGATGAAAAGAACAATGCCATGTTTGCTAAGTACCAAGAAGAAGCTGAGAAAAATGACAAGGTTGTCTTCTGTGGACGTCTTGCAGATTATAAATACTACGACATGCACGTGGTCATTGAGCGTGCTCTAGAAGTCGTGGCAAAAGAGTTTGATTAA